In the genome of Treponema pedis, one region contains:
- a CDS encoding Ig-like domain-containing protein, whose product MKKWICFVLAYLCFFAVLYAGGSKDISTVNMSSLESWQESLDISGKKKGKYNILITAKDIAGNEGYYGPFNMYIEPNSDLPIVHISSPVNEAGITGNINVVGTCIDDDGVAYVEIKIDGGEESFRAKGKEFWSYYINTADFEEGMHTVEACGVDVNGVRGVPVKKVFHLDRRQPKTDIENKAIGELVSGKISLQGTVQDGNGIERLLYSLDDGNKFEEIKLSYNKKTEQSFFKLNINTKNIPDGPKVCWFKAVDKQGSSGIYTFLFFVDNTAPTVEFVYPEAGEEKTGSVFSVSGKAFDIVGLESLTWKCGKESGKFEITPGNYYWVKEFDLTKEGGKSAVIEIIAKDIAGNIVSAKKTVAIDKGKDLPVVEILSPKENSEVINDLFISGAIHGNYEVNEIRYKIDNGEEKNVQASLSLFNVLESGLSSGVHTLTVYAVNKYGIRSNPVNVKFKAAGGAPSALFKNGQTVIPSYNNDSCDIYVKAEAGLKYVSAGFNGEGEAPVQIKPGQTEYIIKSPVTAKSETGIYTVSVTAVDTLDRKTVQTLVIGVAASGGRDGEGYFAWAAGNKTDTGAIVLSDNGYIPGVYLSATGAAIESVQVTGGSGVFAETEGNLIKLFCSKDGLFKGVGVKITDVDGAVYTCPIIDIYSDISVPKIILDMPQEPSFIKNSITVKGSVSDGAGIKSAEYSIGDDGVWLPLGTSFNEVINVSSKEDGLILLKVRAQDKAGRESAVNRVFYKDSSAPEVTMIEPVSGDKVNGSVYAVFKVSDEFPGVKAEYKSGGKDSQWKEFEYNSLPHLIIGSAAEPINKNMQFRFTDTAGNVKVFDNFDFSIDNSIDIPRIELHLPLDNEVIFKDFEISGIVYDDDAPAKIYYKIDNGAYKQADIKNSFAVPVQLQELTDNEHTITVYGEDIYGVKSAPVSRKIRVSLEVPSASVSSPAISETVKGTITVSGTASDKNGIKQVEISFNNGNTFTLAEGKENWNYTLNTHIIDDGTHVVFVKATDNYGQTALFSSLINIDNTPPILKFEYPLSGAKLDSTLFVSGHTRDNISLEGVTLKIKSLSGTQVPSKLAEIKLETNLLVSKEIDISALAEGRYNLEISGVDKAENITETALNFDVYRKKDKNRIELLYPLNGETVRGEFNVYGRVISDEKIAQAVLYLDGNQIESTDISKTSYVSFKLTPEILLEGSHKIEIRAMTSNGKIIVSNAHGINYEKIGPWITIDNFSMGDFAIERPYLKGRAGYTVSEEELENINSKQATAEEKRTFKAKRVKKVEVSFNNGKSFTSAKIGKEWKYRIETEDMTEGNHFLLVRATMENNEIAVCRTIIKIDKTVPSILLISPGEGGKYNGSIEFTGITSDNAEISGVEASLRKGDKANYGVPKFIQGLHFELGFWGASLWNMGVGLSFFDNNVKLQFHYGQFLQSQFNAIYGKAKIRYGGHIISLKLLANIYTLPFGYYFGPDWKWLYMNITLGTQFSLFTDTQSKRAQVLPAMLVQLEFPRVKFHKQKFFSAFSFFTEGQLWFIPTDVNSAGTSKIKSVVPHISAGVRLDIF is encoded by the coding sequence CATGTACATTGAGCCTAATTCGGATTTACCGATAGTTCATATAAGCAGTCCCGTGAACGAAGCCGGAATTACGGGTAACATCAATGTTGTAGGTACTTGTATTGACGATGACGGTGTCGCTTATGTAGAGATTAAAATAGACGGCGGTGAAGAAAGTTTTAGAGCAAAGGGAAAAGAATTTTGGTCGTATTATATAAACACGGCCGATTTTGAAGAAGGTATGCACACGGTTGAAGCTTGCGGAGTTGATGTAAACGGTGTAAGAGGAGTGCCTGTAAAGAAAGTCTTTCATTTGGACCGCCGCCAGCCTAAAACCGATATAGAAAATAAGGCAATAGGAGAACTTGTTTCAGGTAAGATTTCTTTGCAAGGAACCGTACAGGACGGCAACGGCATTGAAAGACTGTTATATTCTCTCGATGACGGAAATAAATTTGAAGAGATAAAGCTGTCGTATAACAAAAAAACCGAACAATCTTTTTTTAAGCTCAATATAAATACAAAAAATATTCCCGACGGACCTAAGGTATGCTGGTTTAAAGCCGTCGATAAACAAGGTTCTTCAGGTATTTATACTTTTTTATTTTTTGTTGATAATACCGCACCTACAGTGGAATTTGTATATCCCGAGGCCGGGGAAGAGAAAACGGGAAGCGTTTTTTCCGTATCGGGCAAGGCCTTTGACATAGTAGGGCTTGAATCTCTTACATGGAAGTGCGGAAAAGAAAGCGGAAAATTTGAAATTACTCCCGGGAACTATTATTGGGTTAAGGAATTCGATTTAACGAAGGAAGGCGGAAAGTCTGCGGTTATAGAAATTATTGCAAAAGACATTGCCGGAAATATTGTCAGCGCAAAAAAGACTGTAGCAATTGATAAGGGAAAAGACTTGCCCGTAGTTGAAATACTCAGTCCTAAAGAAAATTCCGAAGTTATAAACGATTTATTTATTTCAGGGGCGATTCACGGTAATTATGAGGTTAATGAAATACGGTATAAAATCGATAACGGAGAAGAAAAAAACGTTCAGGCCTCTTTAAGTCTGTTTAATGTTCTTGAAAGCGGTCTTTCTTCGGGGGTACACACTCTTACCGTTTATGCCGTAAATAAATACGGAATCCGAAGCAATCCCGTGAATGTAAAGTTTAAGGCGGCGGGAGGGGCTCCTTCCGCTCTTTTTAAAAACGGGCAAACGGTTATTCCGTCATATAATAACGACTCTTGCGATATATACGTAAAAGCCGAAGCGGGGTTAAAATACGTTTCCGCAGGTTTTAACGGAGAAGGGGAAGCTCCCGTTCAAATTAAGCCGGGGCAAACGGAATATATAATTAAATCTCCCGTAACTGCAAAATCCGAAACGGGTATTTATACGGTTTCCGTAACCGCCGTCGATACTCTTGACAGAAAGACCGTTCAAACCTTGGTCATAGGCGTTGCAGCTTCCGGCGGACGGGACGGAGAAGGGTATTTTGCATGGGCTGCCGGAAATAAAACGGATACGGGTGCAATAGTATTATCCGATAACGGTTATATTCCGGGTGTTTATCTTTCGGCAACCGGAGCCGCAATAGAAAGCGTTCAAGTTACGGGAGGCTCGGGGGTTTTTGCGGAAACCGAGGGGAATCTTATAAAACTGTTTTGCTCAAAAGACGGCCTTTTTAAGGGTGTGGGAGTTAAAATAACCGATGTTGACGGAGCCGTTTATACATGTCCGATTATAGATATATATTCGGATATTTCCGTACCTAAAATTATACTTGATATGCCGCAAGAACCTTCTTTTATAAAAAATTCAATTACGGTCAAAGGTTCCGTTTCGGACGGTGCGGGTATAAAATCGGCGGAATATTCTATCGGAGATGACGGCGTATGGCTTCCGTTGGGAACATCGTTTAACGAGGTAATAAATGTAAGCTCAAAGGAAGACGGGCTTATTTTACTTAAGGTTAGAGCTCAAGATAAAGCCGGAAGAGAAAGCGCAGTAAACAGGGTATTTTATAAAGACAGCTCCGCTCCGGAGGTTACAATGATTGAACCTGTAAGCGGTGATAAAGTTAACGGTTCGGTTTATGCGGTATTTAAAGTTTCCGATGAATTCCCCGGTGTTAAGGCGGAATATAAGAGCGGCGGTAAAGATTCTCAATGGAAAGAATTTGAATATAACAGCTTGCCGCATTTGATTATAGGAAGCGCCGCGGAACCCATAAATAAAAATATGCAGTTCAGGTTTACGGATACGGCAGGTAATGTAAAAGTATTCGATAATTTCGATTTTTCGATAGATAACTCTATAGACATACCCAGAATCGAGCTTCATTTACCGCTTGATAATGAGGTTATATTCAAAGATTTTGAAATTTCCGGTATTGTTTATGATGACGATGCTCCCGCAAAGATTTATTACAAAATAGATAACGGAGCGTATAAACAGGCGGATATTAAAAACAGCTTTGCCGTTCCCGTGCAATTACAGGAGCTGACCGACAACGAGCATACTATTACCGTTTACGGGGAGGATATTTACGGTGTTAAAAGCGCTCCGGTTTCACGTAAAATTCGTGTTTCGCTGGAAGTTCCTTCCGCATCCGTTTCCTCTCCCGCTATTTCCGAAACGGTTAAGGGTACAATAACGGTTTCCGGTACCGCTTCCGATAAAAACGGTATTAAGCAGGTGGAAATTTCTTTTAATAACGGAAATACCTTTACTCTTGCAGAAGGTAAGGAAAATTGGAATTATACTTTGAATACTCATATAATAGATGACGGAACTCATGTAGTATTTGTAAAAGCTACGGATAATTACGGACAAACCGCCTTATTTTCCAGTTTAATTAATATAGATAATACTCCGCCTATCTTAAAATTTGAATACCCGCTTTCGGGAGCAAAACTCGATTCTACACTTTTTGTATCGGGACATACTCGGGATAATATTTCGCTTGAAGGTGTAACGCTTAAAATTAAAAGTCTTTCAGGAACCCAAGTACCTTCAAAACTTGCGGAAATAAAACTTGAAACAAATTTACTCGTTTCAAAAGAAATAGATATTTCCGCACTTGCCGAAGGCAGGTATAATTTGGAAATAAGCGGTGTGGATAAGGCGGAAAATATTACCGAGACAGCTTTGAATTTCGATGTATACCGCAAAAAGGATAAAAATAGGATTGAGTTGTTATATCCGCTTAACGGAGAAACCGTTCGCGGAGAGTTTAATGTCTACGGAAGGGTGATTTCCGATGAAAAAATTGCTCAGGCGGTTTTGTATCTTGACGGTAATCAAATTGAAAGTACGGATATTTCCAAAACTTCTTATGTTTCGTTTAAATTAACTCCCGAGATTCTTTTAGAGGGAAGTCATAAGATAGAAATAAGGGCTATGACTTCAAACGGTAAAATTATTGTTTCCAATGCACACGGTATAAATTACGAAAAAATCGGGCCGTGGATTACTATCGATAATTTTTCTATGGGTGATTTTGCTATAGAAAGACCTTATTTAAAAGGCAGGGCAGGTTATACCGTTTCTGAAGAAGAACTTGAAAACATAAATTCCAAGCAGGCTACCGCTGAAGAAAAAAGAACTTTTAAGGCAAAGAGGGTTAAAAAGGTTGAGGTAAGTTTTAATAACGGGAAAAGCTTTACTTCCGCAAAAATCGGAAAAGAGTGGAAGTATAGAATTGAAACGGAAGATATGACAGAGGGAAATCACTTTTTGCTTGTACGGGCAACTATGGAAAATAACGAAATTGCCGTATGCCGTACTATTATTAAAATAGATAAAACCGTTCCGAGTATATTGCTTATTTCTCCGGGAGAAGGCGGAAAATATAACGGCTCTATAGAATTTACAGGGATAACTTCCGATAATGCGGAAATTTCCGGTGTAGAAGCTTCACTGAGAAAAGGTGATAAGGCGAATTACGGAGTACCCAAATTTATACAGGGATTGCATTTTGAACTCGGGTTTTGGGGTGCATCTTTATGGAATATGGGTGTAGGTTTAAGTTTTTTTGATAATAACGTAAAGCTGCAATTTCATTACGGTCAGTTTTTACAGTCGCAGTTTAATGCAATTTACGGAAAAGCTAAAATACGTTACGGCGGGCATATAATTTCGTTAAAGCTGTTGGCAAATATATATACACTTCCTTTCGGATATTATTTCGGTCCCGATTGGAAATGGTTATATATGAATATCACGCTTGGAACACAGTTTTCGCTTTTTACGGATACGCAAAGCAAGAGAGCGCAAGTATTGCCTGCGATGCTTGTTCAATTGGAATTCCCGAGAGTGAAATTTCATAAACAAAAGTTTTTTTCCGCTTTTTCCTTTTTTACCGAAGGACAATTGTGGTTTATCCCTACAGATGTTAATTCTGCAGGAACATCGAAAATAAAATCGGTTGTTCCGCATATTTCGGCAGGTGTAAGGTTGGATATATTTTAA